The Streptomyces sp. NBC_00224 genome has a window encoding:
- a CDS encoding cytochrome P450, which yields MPLVDLREHEDFTANPYPYYAKLRAEGPVHRVRTHESDEVWLIVGHDEARAALADPRFSKDWRAIAAGDYEFTAVSANMLDSDAPQHTRLRKLVAREFTPRRIEALRPRVQEITDGLLDTMLAAPGRTADLVDSFAFPLPITVICELLGVPDLDRETFRRLSNEAVAPTQNDGTNTSALEMSAYLVELIEDKRATAPADDLMSALIRTRHEDGDKLSPDELIGMAFLLLVAGHETTVNLVSNGVRALLAHPEQLAALRADFDGLIDGAIEEMLRYDGPVETATYRFTRESVECGGTVIPAGAPVLVALASAGRDPARHPDPDRFDIRRAPQSHLGFGHGIHYCLGAPLARMEGRIAVRTLLERAPGLELAPDQGPLEWLPGMLIRGVRHLPVRW from the coding sequence ATGCCGCTCGTCGATCTGCGCGAACACGAGGACTTCACCGCCAACCCGTATCCGTACTACGCGAAGCTGCGCGCGGAGGGGCCGGTGCACCGCGTCCGCACCCATGAGTCGGACGAGGTCTGGCTGATCGTCGGGCACGACGAGGCGCGGGCCGCGCTCGCCGACCCCCGTTTCTCCAAGGACTGGCGGGCGATCGCCGCGGGGGACTACGAGTTCACCGCGGTCAGCGCCAACATGCTGGACTCGGACGCGCCGCAGCACACCCGGCTGCGCAAGCTGGTGGCGCGCGAGTTCACGCCGCGCCGGATCGAGGCGCTGCGCCCGCGCGTGCAGGAGATCACCGACGGGCTGCTCGACACCATGCTGGCCGCCCCCGGCCGCACGGCCGACCTGGTCGACTCGTTCGCCTTCCCGCTGCCGATCACGGTCATCTGCGAACTCCTCGGTGTGCCGGACCTGGACCGGGAGACCTTCCGCAGACTCTCCAACGAGGCCGTCGCCCCCACCCAGAACGACGGAACGAACACCTCCGCGCTGGAGATGAGCGCCTATCTGGTGGAGCTCATCGAGGACAAGCGCGCCACCGCCCCCGCCGACGACCTGATGAGCGCCCTCATCCGCACCCGGCACGAGGACGGCGACAAACTGTCCCCGGACGAGCTCATCGGCATGGCCTTCCTGCTGCTCGTCGCGGGCCACGAGACCACCGTCAACCTCGTCTCCAACGGGGTACGGGCGCTGCTCGCGCACCCCGAGCAACTGGCCGCGCTGCGCGCCGACTTCGACGGGCTGATCGACGGGGCGATCGAGGAGATGCTGCGCTACGACGGCCCGGTGGAGACGGCCACGTACCGGTTCACGCGCGAGAGCGTCGAGTGCGGCGGCACGGTCATCCCGGCCGGGGCGCCCGTCCTCGTCGCCCTCGCCTCCGCCGGACGCGACCCCGCCCGCCACCCCGACCCGGACCGCTTCGACATCCGCCGCGCCCCGCAGAGCCACCTCGGCTTCGGGCACGGCATCCACTACTGCCTGGGCGCCCCGCTCGCCCGGATGGAGGGCCGCATCGCGGTCCGTACGCTCCTGGAGCGCGCCCCCGGCCTCGAACTCGCCCCGGACCAGGGCCCGTTGGAGTGGCTGCCGGGGATGCTCATCCGCGGAGTGCGTCATCTGCCGGTGCGCTGGTGA
- a CDS encoding cytochrome P450, whose amino-acid sequence MTSDAIEDAVVDLAALGDGFTRDPYPVYADLRERGPVHRVRMPEGADAWLVVGYEAGRAALADPRLSKEWRNAAPDLGVKAVASGTTMLSSDAPSHTRLRKLVTREFTPRRVELLAPRVQEMTDALLDAMLERPDRRADLVEALSFPLPITVIGELLGVPALDQDSFREWSNTSVSAPALADRMAAAKAMSEYLTALLESKREQPGDDLMSALISTADEDGDRLSGPELLGMAWLLLVAGHETTVNLISNGVLALLGHPEQLADLRADFDGLIDNAVEEMLRYDGPVETPTYRFTTEPVDIAGTVVPGGGRLVLVAMADANRDPAKYAEPSRFDIRRDARGHVAFGHGIHYCLGAPLARLEARIAIRSLLERCPDLALDIHPAALTWRSGMLVRGPESLPVSW is encoded by the coding sequence TTGACCAGCGATGCCATAGAGGACGCCGTCGTCGATCTCGCCGCTCTCGGTGACGGCTTCACCCGCGACCCCTACCCCGTCTACGCCGACCTGCGCGAGCGCGGCCCCGTGCACCGCGTCCGGATGCCCGAGGGCGCCGACGCCTGGCTCGTCGTCGGCTACGAGGCGGGCCGCGCCGCGCTCGCCGACCCGCGCCTGTCCAAGGAGTGGCGCAACGCCGCCCCCGACCTCGGGGTGAAGGCGGTCGCCTCCGGCACCACCATGCTCAGCTCCGACGCCCCCTCCCACACCCGGCTGCGCAAGCTGGTGACCCGGGAGTTCACCCCGCGCCGGGTCGAGCTGCTCGCCCCGCGCGTCCAGGAGATGACCGACGCGCTGCTCGACGCCATGCTGGAGCGGCCGGATCGCAGGGCGGACCTCGTCGAGGCGCTCTCCTTCCCGCTGCCGATCACCGTCATCGGCGAGCTCCTCGGGGTGCCCGCCCTCGACCAGGACAGCTTCCGCGAGTGGTCCAACACCTCGGTCTCCGCGCCCGCCCTCGCGGACCGGATGGCGGCGGCCAAGGCCATGTCGGAGTATCTGACCGCGCTCCTGGAGAGCAAGCGCGAGCAGCCCGGCGACGACCTGATGAGCGCGCTGATCAGCACGGCCGACGAGGACGGCGACCGGCTCTCGGGCCCCGAACTGCTCGGCATGGCCTGGCTGCTTCTGGTCGCGGGCCACGAGACGACCGTCAACCTGATCTCCAACGGCGTTCTCGCACTGCTCGGCCACCCGGAGCAACTGGCCGATCTGCGCGCCGACTTCGACGGGCTGATCGACAACGCGGTGGAGGAGATGCTGCGGTACGACGGCCCGGTGGAGACCCCGACGTACCGCTTCACCACCGAGCCGGTCGACATCGCCGGGACGGTGGTCCCCGGCGGCGGCCGGCTCGTCCTGGTCGCCATGGCCGACGCCAACCGCGACCCGGCCAAGTACGCCGAGCCGTCCCGCTTCGACATCCGGCGCGACGCCCGCGGCCATGTGGCCTTCGGCCACGGCATCCACTACTGCCTGGGCGCGCCGCTGGCCCGCCTGGAGGCGCGGATCGCCATCCGCTCGCTCCTGGAGCGCTGCCCGGACCTGGCGCTCGACATCCATCCGGCGGCGCTGACCTGGCGTTCGGGGATGCTGGTGCGCGGCCCGGAGAGCCTGCCGGTCAGCTGGTGA